The DNA segment CGCCCTCAACAGCATGGATGCGGTGCCGGCGATCCGCACCCTCAGAGACGAGGCCACTGCCCAGCGGGATCGAACTCTGGCCCAGGCCAAGCGCATGCTGGCGGCCGGCCGCGCCAGCGAAGATGTGCTGGACTACATGGCTCATACCCTGACCAACCGCCTACTCCATCAACCCACGGTACAACTGCGGGAGGCCGCCGAACGGGGTGAGCGGGAGACCCTGGCCGTGGCCCGGGAATTATTCGGTCTCGACAATGACGGCAAGGACGAGGAATGAAGGACAGCATTCATCGGAAACTGGAACAACTTGAGGAGCGTTTCGAAGAACTCTCCGGCCTCTTGGCTGAGCCGGATGCGGCCAATGATCAGTCCCGCTTCCGGGACCTCTCCAAGGAATATGCCCGCCTGGAACCAGTGATAGCCGCCTTCCGTGAGTATCAACAGCAAAAGACCGACCGGGCGGCCGCCGAAGAAATGAGCCGGGATTCCGATCCGGCCGTTCGCGAGATGGCCGAGGACGAACTGGGCGCGGCCGACGACAGGCTGGGCGAGCTGGAAGAACAATTGCTGCACCTCATGGTGCCACGGGACCCCCACGACGACAGCAATCTCTATCTGGAAATTCGGGCAGGCACCGGGGGCGACGAAGCCGCCTTGTTTGCCGGGGATCTATTTCGCATGTATTGCCGTTATGCCGAAACCCGAGGCTGGCAGGTGGAAGTACTGAACGAGAGTCCGGGTGAAGTGGGCGGCTATCGGGAGATCATCAGCCGGGTGGTGGGCGATGATGCCTACGCCCATCTGAAATTCGAATCCGGCGCCCATCGGGTGCAACGGGTGCCCCAGACGGAATCCCAGGGCCGGATCCATACCTCCGCCTGCACGGTGGCGGTGTTACCCGAAATCGAGAGCGCCGTGAACATCGAGATCAACCCCAATGACCTGCGGGTGGATACCTTCCGAGCCGCGGGCGCCGGTGGCCAGCATGTGAACAAGACCGATTCGGCCATCCGCCTGACCCACCTGCCCACCGGGGTGGTAGTGGAATGCCAGGAAGAGCGCTCCCAGCACAAGAACCGGGCCCGAGCCATGAGTCTGCTGCAGTCCAAGCTGGAAGCGGCCGAGCAAGCCAAGCGCCAAGCCAGCGAGACCGAAACCCGCCGCAAGCTGGTGGGCAGCGGCGACCGCTCGGAACGGATCCGAACCTACAACTTTCCCCAGGGCCGAGTCACGGACCACCGAATCAATCTGACCGTGCATCAGCTGGAGAGCATTCTGGCGGGACAACTGGAAATGGTGATTGATCCGCTCATGCAGGAAGACCACGCAGAGCGCCTGGCGAGCATGGGCGGCTAACTTAGTCCCGGCGGAACCAGCCCACAATGGAAAGCCGTTCGTGATGAGTGGTCAGCACTTCGTGGGGCAGATTGGCACTCATGAAACAAACGAAACGACCCACAGCCGGCTCCACATCCTGGACCGCCTGCCCTTCCGGGTAGAGCCTTAGCTGTCCGCCCCATTCCGCCCGCCAGCTCGGGTTCAGATACAACACCGTGGAGACCACCCGGGCATCGTCATCCCGGAAACGGTCCACATGGCGCTCGTAATGAGCCCCGGGCGGGTATACCGCGTAATGACCTTCCCAGTGACGCAGGCCAAGGAAAAGGGATTGATTCAGAGCCAGGCGCAGCTGTTCAAGCTGATCCAGCCACAACCGCTCCGTACCCCGGGCGGCGGTGTCGTTCAACCAGCAAAGCCGGTCACCGCGAACCGCCCTCACCCGGGCCCGGGTAGCAGCGCGACCCACTGCCGCATCCCGGAAACTGCCGGATTTAAGGCGATAACGAAGCCGCCGACGCAGGCGCGCCGACTGCTCCCCGTCCACCAGGGAATCGGTGACGCCCCAACCCTGCCGGGCTAGGGCGTCCACCAAACCGTCCAGATTGGGCTGCAACCTACTGGATCTGTTGCTGTTCATCACCCTCGGGGGCTTCGGGAATATTCTCCAGCCATCCCCGGCCCACTTCCCGCTTCAAAGTCTTCACTCCCTCAGCCGAGATCTGGATCCCCACGGGCAAGCCTGGATTG comes from the Natronospira proteinivora genome and includes:
- the prfA gene encoding peptide chain release factor 1, with translation MKDSIHRKLEQLEERFEELSGLLAEPDAANDQSRFRDLSKEYARLEPVIAAFREYQQQKTDRAAAEEMSRDSDPAVREMAEDELGAADDRLGELEEQLLHLMVPRDPHDDSNLYLEIRAGTGGDEAALFAGDLFRMYCRYAETRGWQVEVLNESPGEVGGYREIISRVVGDDAYAHLKFESGAHRVQRVPQTESQGRIHTSACTVAVLPEIESAVNIEINPNDLRVDTFRAAGAGGQHVNKTDSAIRLTHLPTGVVVECQEERSQHKNRARAMSLLQSKLEAAEQAKRQASETETRRKLVGSGDRSERIRTYNFPQGRVTDHRINLTVHQLESILAGQLEMVIDPLMQEDHAERLASMGG
- a CDS encoding 2OG-Fe(II) oxygenase, which produces MNSNRSSRLQPNLDGLVDALARQGWGVTDSLVDGEQSARLRRRLRYRLKSGSFRDAAVGRAATRARVRAVRGDRLCWLNDTAARGTERLWLDQLEQLRLALNQSLFLGLRHWEGHYAVYPPGAHYERHVDRFRDDDARVVSTVLYLNPSWRAEWGGQLRLYPEGQAVQDVEPAVGRFVCFMSANLPHEVLTTHHERLSIVGWFRRD